A stretch of the Neodiprion lecontei isolate iyNeoLeco1 chromosome 4, iyNeoLeco1.1, whole genome shotgun sequence genome encodes the following:
- the LOC107220014 gene encoding endoribonuclease Dicer isoform X3 has translation MAFPLNDQVHTKSFSPREYQVELLYAALESNIIVCLGKNSEQIFIVIKLIQELATNNRRSPSEGGKRSVYILRDTDRCLTKAVYIQQLTDLRVLICDSETWPEFDRKFAESQVIVTTSHVCADLLNQNKIYPSQINLAIVDQCHKAVNDEKLKFVLQKFNVSNGPRLIGFAAPVFNLTRQPGRLEAEVELLEKTFHCRIETASDIVSVLRYSPKPKEYIVEYKCGEYEELNQTLENCAMHAMNFLCDHRYDPTEIYNDEFLEDIQKIPDPKQEPCSMIEDFLYVLQTFGAWCANHAALALLIQAEKLKVKTPYERHYLLFNVVVSLFIKIRAICESEFENLSEREKLYKFSTPCVHRLLHILKCYAPSSKKELTIPDNKLSNGHSVSACKKDIDTGKDGLQQSKYIGNVKKLRTGIKRPPKSRYPRTQIDPDLLCGVIFVDKGFTAKILFYLLNDACKYDKDLQFLSPLYTIEKNPEGTSSAHDMEVQHRKQEEVLKSFRIHECNLLIATSILEEGIDIPKCNFVMRYDFPKSYQSYVQCKGRARATDALHVLFVSEKISNECIQKLAEYHYIEQTLLSKCANKEPSEEEELLADKYGDLLPQYKPLSIEGSPSVTFNSAISLVNRYCAKLPSDTFTRLTPEWIIEPTIIDNKTMYVCSIRLPINSPVKYTVTKILKQTQKMLKPLHYQMKQKLSFLKRAQTAEVLTDCRPVLMMKSFLYHISMVLTCPLPEEQNTRGRRIYPPEESAIGFGILTLKKIPKLCPFPIYTRSGEVHVKLELSKETVTLNADQIERVAAFLKYTFTNVLRLQKYLMLFDPNASENSYFIVPVKTVITENGPDVNVDWEFLERIYENRNAIPNEVSEGDRNQFKFDAAKYHDAVIMPWYRNKDQPQYFYVAEICANLNPKSSFPGADYSTFEEYYLKKYNIQIQNLNQPLLDVDHTSARLNFLTPRYINRKGVALPTSSEETKKAKRENLEQKQILVAELCAIHPFPASLWRQAVCLPCILYRINALLLANQIRCQVAKMINLGQQHLDPDFEWLPLDFGWSLSEVLNKSKDSSKLIEMKSDAKTTKSVIPKLTDSMSVAEEIEKDISSKHDSSVDKDNEMEIGTWSNEMAINAVELNNENIFSPNLTVLQDTFSWNDIRYGSPACDSDLDAYDTDDTSSEAMGDFSDESDEGGGGLRIAFMGDNVAEAVEDENRIRKNEINKRILDLLELERSYDEDVWQCSNDIQNGLIQQHETAQNIETSRTKEEILTNGMFIRSDQEIVLKRRSSAVQNKTDLLPSEYYEYISQVSKRFTHEVINTQPLRQPIKKQSNNSQILEEGDDSLFSFDYQPNLNGHPGPSPSLILQALTMSNANDGINLERLETIGDSFLKYSITTYLYCTYDNIHEGKLSHLRSKQVSNLNLYRLGRRKVLGESMIATKFEPHDNWLPPCYYVPREIEQALIESGVPSNLWNQADIPVLRAVNRNEISELVRETEHKLEIMRTELIRSSNDSATDFEKLRCFIPYNLITQHSIPDKSVADCVEALIGAYLIACGPRGAFLFMAWLGIHVLPFQKVSIISTNEPLDRPPGSSSYIKEINENGETCWTQIRYGNLDEPQCPLLRHVPDPEKELSLMLDGYSDLEESMGYKFREPSYLLQAFTHASYQPNKLTDCYQRLEFLGDAVLDYLITRHLYEDTRQHSPGALTDLRSALVNNTIFASLAVRCGFHKYFRHLSPGLNVVIDRFVRIQEENGHSISEEYYLIAEDECEEAEDVEVPKALGDVFESLAGAIYLDSGMSLDAVWRVYYKIMRSEIEQFSTNVPKSPIRELLELEPETAKFGKPEKLADGRRVRVTVDVFGKGSFKGIGRNYRIAKCTAAKCALKKLKKMQRHQREKL, from the exons ATGGCATTTCCATTAAATGATCAAGTTCATACTAAGTCTTTCTCTCCTAGAGAATATCAA GTGGAGCTCCTCTACGCAGCTTTAGAGAGCAACATAATAGTTTGTCtaggaaaaaattctgaacaaatatttattgttatcaaACTAATTCAAGAGTTGGCGACTAACAACAGAAG ATCTCCGTCAGAAGGAGGCAAGCGCTCAGTATACATTCTAAGAGATACAGATCGATGTTTAACCAAAGCTGTATATATACAACAATTAACAGATCTACGCGTACTTATCTGTGATTCTGAGACATGGCCAGAGTTCGATAGAAAATTCGCTGAAAGTCAG GTGATTGTTACTACATCACATGTTTGTGCAGATCTGTTGAatcagaataaaatttatccaaGTCAAATAAATTTGGCAATTGTAGACCAATGCCACAAAGCAGTCAATGATGAAAAGCTAAAGtttgttttacaaaaatttaatgtctCTAACGGTCCTCGACTAATTGGTTTTGCTGCACCAGTTTTTAATCTAACTCGTCAGCCAGGACGACTGGAAGCAGAAGTTGAACTTTTGGAAAAAACCTTTCATTGTAGAATTGAAACAGCCAGTGATATTGTATCAGTATTAAG ATATAGTCCAAAACCAAAAGAGTACATTGTAGAATACAAATGTGGCGAATATGAAGAATTAAACCAGACTCTGGAGAACTGTGCTATGCATGCTATGAACTTTTTGTGTGATCATCGCTATGATCCCACTGAAATTTACAACGATGAGTTCCTCGAGGACATACAGAAGATTCCTGATCCTAAACAGGAACCTTGCTCAATGATAGAAGACTTTTTGTACGTACTTCAAACATTCGGGGCTTGGTGCGCCAATCACGCTGCTCTAGCTTTGCTAATTCAAGCAGAAAAGCTGAAAGTAAAAACCCCTTATGAGCGACACTACTTATTATTCAACGTTGTGGTTTCCttgtttattaaaataag AGCTATTTGTGaaagtgaatttgaaaatttgagcgaaagagaaaaattatacaaattctCCACTCCATGTGTTCATCGACTATTGCATATACTCAAGTGTTATGCCCCATCCAGCAAAAAAGAATTGACTATCCCAGACAACAAACTGAGCAATGGACACA GTGTATCTGCCTGCAAGAAAGACATTGATACTGGAAAAGATGGCCTCCAACAATCAAAATACATTGGAAATGTCAAAAAGCTACGAACTGGTATTAAAAGACCTCCAAAATCACGGTATCCACGTACTCAAATTGATCCAGATCTGTTGTGCGGAGTTATTTTTGTGGATAAAGGATTTACagcaaaaatattattttatctattgaaT GACGCTTGTAAGTATGACAAAGATTTACAATTTCTCTCCCCACTTTATACAATTGAAAAGAATCCTGAGGGAACAAGCTCTGCTCATGACATGGAGGTTCAACATCGGAAACAAGAGGAGGTTTTAAAAAGCTTCCGAATACACGAATGTAATTTATTAATTGCTACATCGATATTGGAGGAGG GAATAGATATACCAAAATGCAATTTTGTGATGAGGTATGATTTCCCTAAGAGCTATCAGTCTTACGTGCAGTGCAAAGGCCGAGCTCGGGCAACAGATGCCCTTCATGTGCTTTTcgtgagtgaaaaaatatccaatGAGTGTATACAAAAGTTAGCTGAATATCACTATATTGAACAG ACTTTATTATCAAAGTGCGCCAATAAGGAACCttcggaagaagaagaattattGGCGGATAAATATGGTGATTTGTTACCTCAGTACAAACCATTGAGTATTGAGGGTTCACCTAGTGTTACTTTTAATTCTGCAATATCTTTGGTAAACAG GTATTGTGCCAAGCTGCCTAGTGATACATTCACTCGATTAACACCAGAATGGATAATTGAACCAACAATTATTGACAATAAAACCATGTATGTTTGTTCCATACGTTTGCCAATAAACTCGCCTGTGAAATACACAGTAACG aaaattttaaagcAAACCCAGAAGATGCTGAAGCCCCTCCACTACCAGATGAAACAAAAGCTGAGTTTTCTGAAGCGCGCCCAG ACTGCCGAAGTGTTAACAGATTGCAGGCCTGTACTGATGATGAAATCGTTTTTATATCATATTAGTATGGTACTCACTTGCCCTTTACCTGAGGAACAAAACACAAGAGGTCGTCGAATATATCCTCCTGAAGAGTCAGCTATAGGATTTGGCATTCTAActctaaaaaaaataccaaag CTATGTCCATTCCCAATATACACGAGATCGGGAGAGGTTCATGTAAAACTTGAATTAAGTAAGGAGACGGTTACATTGAATGCTGATCAAATTGAACGAGTAGCAGCCTTCCTCAAGTACACGTTCACAAATGTTCTAAGGCTTCAAAAATATCTGATGCTATTTGATCCGAATGCTTCAGAAAATTCATACTTCATTGTTCCTGTAAAAACGG TTATCACAGAAAATGGCCCGGATGTTAATGTGGATTGGGAGTTCTTAGAACGTATATATGAGAACAGGAATGCAATACCAAATGAAGTGTCGGAAGGAGATCGCAATCAATTCAAATTTGATGCAGCTAAATATCATGATGCTGTTATTATGCCATGGTATAGAAATAAGGATCAGCcacaa TACTTTTATGTAGCGGAAATTTGTGCCAACTTGAACCCAAAATCTTCTTTTCCTGGGGCTGACTACAGTACATTTGAGGagtattatttgaaaaaatataacatacaGATTCAGAATCTGAATCAACCGCTACTTGATGTAGATCATACTTCAGCTAGGCTCAATTTTCTCACACCAAG ATACATCAATCGTAAAGGTGTTGCATTACCAACTAGTAGTGAGGAAACCAAGAAGgcaaagagagaaaatttggaacaaaaacaaatattgGTAGCAGAGCTTTGTGCTATTCACCCATTTCCTGCCTCATTATGGAGACAAGCGGTTTGTCTGCCATGCATACTTTATAGAATCAACGCACTTCTTCTTGCTAATCAAATACGATGCCAGGTagcaaaaatgataaatttggGGCAGCAACATTTAGATCCAG ACTTTGAATGGTTGCCATTAGACTTTGGTTGGAGTCTATCGGAAGTCTTGAATAAATCAAAGGACAGTAgtaaattgattgaaatgaaaagtgATGCTAAAACTACGAAATCTGTTATACCTAAATTGACAGACAGTATGTCCGTGGCAGAAGAAATTGAGAAAGATATCTCTTCAAAACATGACAGTTCCGTGGATAAAGATAATGAAATGGAAATTGGAACGTGGTCTAATGAAATGGCTATAAATGCAGTGgaattgaataatgaaaatattttttcaccaaatttaaCGGTGCTACAAGATACCTTTTCTTGGAATGATATTAGGTACGGCTCACCTGCCTGTGATTCTGATTTAGATGCTTACGATACTGATGACACCTCTAGTGAAGCAATGGGAGATTTTTCAGACGAAAGTGATGAAGGTGGTGGTGGTCTACGCATTGCTTTTATGGGAGATAATGTTGCAGAAGCTGTGGAAGACGAAAATAGAAtccgtaaaaatgaaattaataaaagaattttGGATTTATTAGAGTTGGAAAGAAGTTATGACGAGGATGTTTGGCAGTGTTCCAATGATATTCAGAATGGATTAATTCAACAACATGAGACAgctcaaaatattgaaactagTCGAACCAAAGAAGAAATTCTGACGAATGGAATGTTTATTCGTAGCGATCAAGAAATCGTTTTGAAGAGGCGCTCATCAGCTGTACAAAATAAAACTGACTTACTGCCGTCTGAGTATTATGAATACATCTCTCAGGTTTCGAAAAGATTTACACATGAAGTTATTAATACGCAGCCTCTGAGGCAACCCATTAAGAAACAATCAAACAACTCTCAGATATTGGAAGAAGGAGACGATTCTCTTTTTAGTTTTGATTATCAACCGAATCTAAATGGTCACCCTGGACCAAGTCCGAGTTTAATTCTTCAAGCGTTGACAATGTCAAATGCTAACGATGGTATTAATTTAGAGAGGCTCGAAACTATTGGAGATTcttttctaaaatattcaataactACATACTTGTATTGTACATATGACAATATACATGAAGGAAAATTGAGTCACCTGAGATCAAAACAA GTGagcaatttaaatttatacagaTTAGGGCGTCGAAAAGTATTGGGTGAAAGTATGATAGCAACTAAATTTGAACCGcacgataattggttaccaCCATGCTATTATGTACCACGTGAAATAGAACAAGCATTAATAGAATCTGGAGTGCCGTCAAATTTGTGGAACCAAGCAGATATTCCAGTTCTCAGAGCTGTAAATCGAAATGAAATATCCGAACTTGTTCGAGAAACGGAGCATAAACTCGAGATTATGCGAACTGAACTGATTCGAAGCAGCAATGATTCTGCtaccgattttgaaaagttacgATGTTTCATACCATATAATCTAATTACACAGCATAGTATACCAGATAAAAGTGTCGCTGACTGTGTGGAAGCTTTAATAGGAGCATATTTAATAGCGTGTGGGCCCAGAGGAGCTTTCTTATTCATGGCCTGGCTAGGAATTCATGTCTTACCATTCCAAAAAGTTTCTATCATATCCACAAATGAACCACTTGACAGACCTCCGGGTAGTTCGTCCTATATTAaggaaattaacgaaaatggAGAAACATGCTGGACACAA ATACGCTATGGAAACTTAGATGAGCCACAGTGCCCACTTTTGAGGCATGTACCAGATCCTGAAAAGGAGTTGAGTCTGATGCTGGATGGTTATAGCGATCTTGAAGAAAGTATGGGCTACAAATTTCGTGAGCCGAGTTACTTATTGCAAGCATTCACCCATGCATCGTATCAGCCAAATAAATTGACAGACTGTTACCAACGCTTAGAATTTCTTGGAGATGCAGTTTTAG ATTATCTGATAACAAGACATTTGTATGAGGATACAAGGCAACATTCCCCTGGTGCTCTAACAGATTTGAGGTCAGCTTTGGtaaataatacaatatttgCTTCGCTGGCAGTGAGATGTggatttcataaatatttccGCCATCTATCACCAGGTTTAAATGTGGTCATTGACAGATTCGTCAGGATACAAGAAGAAAATGGTCACTCTATCAGTGAAGAA TATTATTTAATTGCTGAAGATGAATGCGAAGAGGCAGAAGACGTTGAAGTTCCAAAGGCTTTAGGTGATGTTTTTGAATCTTTGGCAGGAGCAATTTATTTAGACAGTGGTATGTCTCTTGACGCTGTTTGGAGGGTGTATTATAAAATCATGAGGTCTGAAATag aacaATTCAGTACAAACGTACCAAAATCTCCAATACGAGAATTATTAGAGTTGGAACCTGAAACAGCAAAGTTTGGGAAGCCTGAAAAACTAGCTGATGGTCGGCGTGTAAGAGTCACAGTAGATGTGTTTGGGAAGGGTTCTTTCAAAGGAATAGGAAGAAATTATCGCATTGCTAAATGTACAGCTGCAAAATGTGCActtaaaaaactaaaaaaaatgcaacgacatcaaagagaaaaactgtga